A region from the Candidatus Limnocylindrales bacterium genome encodes:
- a CDS encoding thiazole synthase encodes MDDDFFELAGVRYRSRLIVGTGKYADFEQTRRAVDASGAEIVTVAVRRVNITDPSKQNLLDYLDLKKLTILPNTAGCYTADDAVRTCRLAREAGVGKLVKLEVIGDEKTLFPDVPATIEAARQLVAEGFDVLPYVTDDPVACKRLEDIGCKAVMPLAAPIGSGLGIRNPYNIRIIVEQSSVPVIVDAGVGAASDAAQALELGCDAVLMNTAIAGAKDPLLMAEAMKLGVRAGRASYLAGRIAKRLHASASSPITDLIG; translated from the coding sequence TTGGACGACGATTTCTTCGAGCTCGCCGGGGTTCGATATCGCTCCCGGCTCATCGTCGGCACGGGCAAGTACGCCGACTTCGAGCAGACGCGCCGGGCGGTCGATGCCTCGGGCGCCGAGATCGTCACCGTGGCCGTGCGCCGCGTGAACATCACAGACCCGAGCAAGCAGAATCTGCTCGACTACCTGGACCTGAAGAAGCTGACGATCCTTCCCAACACCGCCGGCTGCTACACCGCCGACGACGCGGTTCGCACCTGCCGTCTGGCGCGCGAAGCCGGCGTCGGCAAGCTGGTCAAGCTCGAGGTGATCGGCGACGAGAAGACATTGTTTCCGGACGTCCCGGCCACCATCGAGGCGGCGCGCCAGCTCGTGGCGGAGGGCTTCGACGTGCTGCCCTACGTCACCGACGATCCGGTTGCGTGCAAGCGGCTCGAGGACATCGGCTGCAAAGCCGTCATGCCGCTGGCGGCACCGATCGGATCGGGCCTGGGCATCCGCAATCCCTACAACATCCGCATCATCGTCGAGCAGAGCTCGGTGCCCGTCATCGTCGACGCAGGCGTCGGTGCGGCCTCGGACGCCGCGCAGGCGCTCGAGCTCGGTTGCGATGCCGTGCTCATGAACACGGCCATTGCCGGAGCCAAGGACCCGCTGCTGATGGCGGAGGCGATGAAGCTCGGCGTCCGCGCCGGCCGCGCCTCCTATCTTGCCGGGCGCATCGCCAAGCGGCTGCACGCGAGCGCTTCTTCGCCGATCACCGACCTCATCGGCTAG
- the thiS gene encoding sulfur carrier protein ThiS — protein MRVQINGEDSDVENGVTIAELVARLGLGGRRVAVELNRDVVTAEAWPTTQLRAGDVVEIVHFVGGG, from the coding sequence ATGCGCGTGCAAATCAACGGCGAAGACAGCGACGTCGAAAACGGCGTCACCATCGCCGAGCTGGTCGCTCGCCTGGGTCTCGGCGGCCGCCGCGTCGCCGTCGAGCTCAATCGCGACGTCGTCACTGCGGAGGCCTGGCCGACCACGCAGCTGCGTGCCGGCGATGTCGTCGAGATCGTGCACTTCGTCGGCGGAGGCTGA